In Sphaeramia orbicularis chromosome 15, fSphaOr1.1, whole genome shotgun sequence, a single genomic region encodes these proteins:
- the LOC115434355 gene encoding cytochrome P450 2J2-like, whose amino-acid sequence MDSLFSGFFVNLDATALLLFIVVFILTADYIKNRRLTGFPPGPTALPIVGNIFTLDHKRTHESMTELAGTYGDVYSLRMGQRWVVVLNGFEAVTQALVTQGDSFSDRPSIPLHDDIFHGLGVVFSNGNTWKQQRRFALSTLKYFGFGKKSLEPVILEEFTYVAKEISAYKGKPFNPHLIVNNTVANIICLLVFGHRFEYSDEQFKKLMKLFEQGTQLEVSVSAQLYNAFPQLMRRLPGPHQKFKRVIEELKDFIRTEVKDHKQKWDPSDLRDYIDYYLNEIQTTKGQDDSTFDEECLFMSVLDLFGAGSETTSTTLRWAFLYMVKYPEIQERVQAEIDSVIGQSRPPSVDDRADLPYTDAVIHEVQRMGNIVPLSLPHVTNRDVHLRGYTIPKGVTIIPNLTSVLFDKREWKTPFTFNPGHFLNEEGKFVKPAAFIPFSAGKRLCLGENLARMELFLFFTSFMQRFTFSMPPGVKPVLDYRFGVTLSPVHYEICAKPRHE is encoded by the exons ATGGATTCACTCTTTTCTGGATTCTTTGTGAACTTGGATGCCACTGCTTTGCTGCTCTTCATTGTGGTTTTCATCCTCACTGCAGATTACATTAAGAACAGGAGGCTCACAGGGTTCCCTCCTGGACCCACAGCACTTCCTATTGTGGGCAACATATTCACCCTGGACCACAAGAGGACACATGAGAGTATGACTGAG TTAGCGGGCACATATGGAGATGTGTACAGCCTGCGAATGGGCCAGAGGTGGGTGGTGGTCTTAAATGGGTTTGAGGCTGTGACACAAGCTCTGGTAACTCAGGGGGACAGTTTTTCAGACCGCCCAAGCATCCCTCTGCACGATGACATATTTCATGGACTAG GTGTAGTTTTTAGCAACGGGAACACCTGGAAGCAGCAGAGACGTTTTGCACTTTCTACCCTGAAATATTTTGGATTTGGTAAGAAGTCACTTGAACCTGTGATCCTGGAGGAATTCACATACGTCGCAAAAGAGATCAGTGCCTATAAAG GTAAACCATTTAACCCTCACCTCATCGTCAACAACACTGTTGCTAACATCATCTGTTTGCTGGTCTTTGGACATCGCTTTGAGTACAGTGATGAGCAGTTCAAGAAACTGATGAAATTGTTTGAACAAGGTACTCAGTTGGAAGTCTCAGTTTCAGCACAG CTTTACAACGCCTTCCCTCAGCTGATGAGACGTTTACCGGGACCACATCAGAAATTCAAGAGAGTTATTGAAGAGCTGAAGGACTTCATAAGAACAGAGGTTAAAGACCACAAACAGAAGTGGGATCCTTCAGATCTGCGAGACTACATCGACTACTACCTGAATGAGATTCAGACG ACTAAAGGACAGGATGACAGTACTTTTGATGAAGAATGCCTATTCATGTCTGTATTGGATTTGTTTGGGGCTGGATCTGAGACCACATCCACCACCCTGCGTTGGGCGTTCCTCTACATGGTCAAATACCCCGAGATCCAGG AGAGGGTTCAGGCTGAGATAGACTCTGTGATTGGTCAGTCTAGACCGCCGTCAGTGGACGATCGTGCAGACCTGCCCTACACTGATGCTGTGATCCACGAGGTCCAGAGGATGGGGAACATAGTCCCCCTCAGCCTCCCCCATGTCACCAACAGGGACGTCCATCTGAGAGGATACACCATCCCAAAG GGTGTTACAATTATACCTAATCTGACATCTGTGCTGTTCGATAAACGTGAGTGGAAGACGCCCTTCACATTTAACCCAGGACACTTTCTAAATGAGGAGGGGAAGTTTGTGAAGCCAGCTGCCTTCATCCCTTTCTCTGCAG GGAAGCGTCTGTGTCTCGGGGAGAATTTAGCCAGAATGGAGCTTTTCCTCTTCTTCACCTCCTTCATGCAGCGTTTCACCTTCTCCATGCCTCCAGGAGTGAAGCCTGTGTTGGATTATCGCTTTGGAGTCACTCTGTCACCTGTACACTATGAAATCTGTGCAAAACCACGACATGAATAG
- the dnajc12 gene encoding dnaJ homolog subfamily C member 12, with protein MEAVLSCKPEDLEDYYGLLGCDELSTTEQIINEYKIRALACHPDKHLNNPAAVADFQKLQEAKEVLCNETKRKNYDLWKRSGVAIPFHDWQALNDSVKTSMHWAVRNKKEPMLEASKPETQDTSPAEDHDHGDQEEATTPSTDATPPSGEYYHLRFRWAADSPSNLLRKFRNYEI; from the exons ATGGAGGCGGTTTTGAGCTGCAAACCCGAGGACCTGGAGGATTATTACGGGTTATTAGGATGTGATGAGTTATCCACG ACTGAACAGATCATCAATGAATACAAGATCCGAGCCTTGGCGTGCCATCCGGACAAACACCTCAACAACCCTGCAGCAG TGGCAGATTTTCAGAAGCTACAAGAGGCCAAAGAGGTTTTATGCAATGAAACTAAAAGGAAAAACTACGACCTGTGGAAAAGAAGTGGAGTAGCGATACCGTTCCACGACTGGCAGGCCTTGAACGACTCTGTGAAAACA TCAATGCACTGGGCGGTGAGAAACAAGAAGGAACCGATGCTGGAGGCGTCAAAACCTGAAACCCAGGACACTTCACCAGCTGAGGATCATGACCACGGTGACCAAGAAGAGGCAACGACGCCTTCCACTGATGCCACGCCGCCTTCAG GTGAATACTATCACCTGCGTTTCCGTTGGGCTGCGGATTCTCCATCCAATCTGCTGCGGAAGTTCAGAAATTATGAAATctaa